Proteins co-encoded in one Longimicrobiales bacterium genomic window:
- a CDS encoding ATP-binding cassette domain-containing protein, translated as MTLEIRHGPVRRGRRTVLEAGHITARMPAALALVGINGSGKSSLFMHLTDTLSSRGASSVTLDGRPPTLAFVPQVPALPGWLRAEQVAALFRLSFADLVSSMPGMYLTEMAGRRVATLSVGQRQALAIAIALGRDADVTFMDEPFSALDFRRRIGVLELLRARRGAGRAVVMSSQSAADLIELCDRFVVIRDGRYVFDGSRSDLSDGTGRDVEQRLLELLTMPAPAMEAPMRRH; from the coding sequence ATGACGCTGGAAATACGCCACGGCCCCGTGCGGCGCGGGCGGCGGACAGTCCTCGAGGCGGGCCACATCACGGCGCGAATGCCGGCTGCGCTCGCGCTGGTCGGCATCAATGGCTCGGGCAAATCCTCTCTGTTCATGCACCTGACCGACACGCTGTCGTCGCGCGGGGCGTCCTCCGTGACGCTGGACGGCCGCCCGCCGACGCTGGCCTTCGTGCCGCAGGTACCGGCGTTGCCCGGCTGGCTGCGCGCCGAGCAGGTCGCGGCGCTGTTCCGGCTGTCATTCGCCGACCTGGTCAGTTCCATGCCCGGCATGTACCTGACCGAAATGGCCGGACGCAGGGTGGCGACATTGTCGGTCGGCCAGCGACAGGCGCTCGCCATCGCGATCGCGCTCGGACGTGACGCCGATGTGACGTTCATGGACGAGCCGTTCTCGGCTCTGGATTTCCGTCGGCGGATAGGTGTGCTCGAGCTGCTGCGCGCGCGACGAGGTGCCGGCCGAGCCGTCGTCATGTCCTCCCAGTCGGCTGCCGACCTGATCGAGCTGTGCGACCGGTTCGTCGTCATCCGCGATGGCCGTTACGTGTTCGATGGCAGTCGATCCGACCTGTCGGACGGTACGGGACGCGACGTGGAACAACGTCTCCTCGAGCTGCTGACAATGCCCGCTCCAGCCATGGAGGCGCCCATGCGCCGGCATTAG